Proteins found in one Lutimonas zeaxanthinifaciens genomic segment:
- a CDS encoding CBS domain-containing protein, with translation MQTINYILKDIEPFELSVEVLEMKETFEMFPFSHLPVVDEKLFYGAIAHEEVEMMRPDEQKLNEFKHQIQPFYVTENMNWFEVLQNFATHNTNLMPILNSEKEYIGYYELDDFLNLFKCTPFLHEEGVILVVSKNIKDYSFSEISQIVESNNATLFGAFVSMIDNDVAQITLKLSLHDINNTLHSFRRYNYEILNEFEKDKYLEELNDRSNYLQKYLNI, from the coding sequence CTCAGTGTTGAAGTTCTTGAGATGAAGGAGACTTTTGAGATGTTTCCTTTTTCTCATTTGCCTGTGGTAGATGAAAAATTATTTTATGGTGCCATCGCCCATGAAGAGGTAGAGATGATGCGTCCGGACGAACAAAAACTCAATGAATTCAAGCATCAGATTCAACCCTTTTATGTAACTGAAAACATGAACTGGTTTGAGGTTTTGCAAAACTTTGCCACGCACAACACAAATCTTATGCCCATACTAAATTCTGAAAAAGAATATATTGGATACTATGAACTGGATGATTTTCTGAACCTCTTTAAATGTACCCCATTTTTACATGAGGAAGGAGTCATTTTGGTTGTTTCAAAAAATATAAAGGACTATTCTTTTAGTGAAATTTCTCAAATTGTAGAATCAAATAACGCCACCTTATTCGGGGCCTTTGTTTCTATGATAGACAATGATGTAGCCCAGATAACTTTAAAACTAAGCCTGCATGACATCAACAATACCCTGCATTCTTTCAGACGTTATAATTATGAGATCCTGAATGAATTTGAAAAAGACAAATACCTGGAGGAACTCAACGACCGCTCCAATTATCTGCAGAAATACCTGAATATTTAG
- a CDS encoding NAD kinase → MKVGIFGQSNNQITMKYVQELVKLCKEYSVSMVFEESFLAGFNGLLKELKPETFSDYEDLDRGIDFFFSVGGDGTFLRSITFIRDLNIPVIGINTGRLGFLANIPKESMGKAFEQIMNGEFKVQERSLLTVETEERNDEIGNLNFALNEITITRKNTASMIRVDTNLDDEFLTSYWSDGLIISTPTGSTGYSLSCGGPIISPTSKNIVLTPIAPHSLAVRPLVIPDLTRIELHIDSRADEVLLTLDSRMYTLDNKSRIAICKSPFCIKTLQLTDQTFIKTLREKLLWGEDKRN, encoded by the coding sequence ATGAAAGTAGGAATCTTCGGACAGTCCAACAACCAGATTACCATGAAATATGTGCAGGAGCTTGTTAAGCTTTGCAAAGAATATAGTGTTTCGATGGTTTTTGAAGAGAGCTTTTTAGCAGGATTCAATGGGCTCCTAAAAGAATTAAAGCCTGAGACTTTTTCAGATTATGAGGACCTTGACAGAGGAATTGATTTTTTCTTTTCGGTAGGTGGTGACGGTACCTTTTTAAGATCTATAACATTTATCAGGGATTTAAATATACCTGTAATAGGAATCAACACCGGAAGGCTTGGGTTTCTGGCCAATATTCCCAAAGAAAGTATGGGAAAAGCATTTGAACAGATCATGAATGGAGAATTCAAAGTTCAGGAACGTTCACTCCTCACCGTTGAGACCGAGGAAAGAAACGACGAGATCGGAAATCTTAATTTCGCTCTCAACGAGATTACGATAACGAGGAAGAATACCGCTTCCATGATAAGAGTTGACACGAATTTGGATGATGAATTTCTGACCAGTTACTGGAGCGACGGACTGATCATTTCAACTCCAACGGGTTCAACAGGATATTCATTAAGTTGTGGCGGCCCCATCATTTCTCCAACTTCTAAAAATATCGTATTAACCCCAATTGCCCCTCATAGCCTGGCTGTAAGACCACTTGTCATTCCGGACCTGACTCGTATTGAATTACACATTGACAGCAGAGCTGATGAAGTTCTTTTGACTCTGGATTCGAGAATGTATACCCTTGACAATAAATCAAGGATTGCTATCTGTAAAAGTCCATTTTGCATTAAAACCCTTCAGCTAACTGACCAGACTTTTATTAAAACCTTAAGAGAAAAGCTTCTTTGGGGAGAAGATAAACGCAACTAA
- a CDS encoding DUF6089 family protein: MKKKIVFVILFFCVSGGVFSQINEIGLFAGGSNYIGDIGRTNYIYPNSFAVGGIYKWNMHPHYSIRATYIYSKLSGDDSESNNSFRKYRDLSFTNDIHELAVGIEYHFFKYSLSKTGYTNTPYVFLEAGTVNYGTSEELGGGRTFNFTMPFGAGFKTILAPNIGIGFELGFRYTFKDDIDSYPFDPDDPNVQINPNNNDWYVFTGITLVFGFGREGCYTGSF; the protein is encoded by the coding sequence ATGAAGAAAAAGATTGTATTTGTAATCCTGTTTTTCTGTGTCTCCGGAGGGGTTTTTTCACAAATTAATGAGATTGGATTATTTGCAGGAGGAAGTAATTATATTGGCGATATTGGACGCACCAATTATATATACCCAAACAGCTTTGCCGTAGGGGGAATTTATAAATGGAATATGCATCCTCATTATTCAATCAGGGCGACATACATCTATTCGAAATTATCGGGAGACGATTCCGAATCGAATAATTCATTCAGAAAATATAGAGACCTGAGTTTCACGAATGACATACATGAACTGGCCGTTGGAATTGAGTATCACTTTTTCAAATACAGTTTGAGCAAAACGGGTTACACCAATACGCCGTATGTATTCCTGGAAGCGGGAACAGTAAATTACGGAACAAGTGAGGAATTGGGTGGTGGTCGTACATTTAATTTTACCATGCCCTTTGGTGCCGGTTTTAAGACCATATTGGCTCCGAATATCGGAATTGGGTTTGAATTAGGATTCAGGTACACGTTCAAAGATGATATTGACAGTTATCCTTTTGATCCGGATGACCCAAATGTTCAGATCAATCCAAATAATAACGACTGGTATGTCTTTACAGGGATCACTTTGGTTTTCGGATTTGGAAGAGAAGGGTGTTACACAGGAAGTTTTTAG
- a CDS encoding isoprenyl transferase, whose translation MQADIQIDKNYIPKHVAVIMDGNGRWARSKGLKRVLGHQKGVESVRQTVEASVELGIEALTLYAFSTENWKRPKIEIDTLMSILVNSLKKEISTFQKNDIKLQAIGNLDKLPSKARNQLQEVIKMTENNKAMTLTLALNYGAKEELIRATKSISKKIVNNELKIEEIDEKIINSHLYTFTLPVVDFLIRTSGEMRISNFLLWQIAYAELYFTDILWPDFRKKDFYEAILNYQRRERRFGKTSEQIESSNT comes from the coding sequence ATGCAAGCGGATATTCAAATAGATAAAAATTATATTCCCAAACATGTGGCCGTTATTATGGACGGTAACGGAAGATGGGCAAGAAGCAAAGGCCTTAAAAGAGTTCTTGGCCATCAGAAAGGTGTCGAATCGGTTCGACAGACTGTTGAAGCATCTGTAGAACTGGGAATTGAGGCTCTTACCCTTTATGCTTTTTCAACGGAAAACTGGAAAAGGCCAAAAATTGAGATCGATACCTTGATGAGTATCTTGGTAAATTCCCTTAAAAAAGAAATATCGACGTTCCAGAAAAACGATATTAAACTACAGGCAATTGGAAATTTGGATAAACTGCCTTCAAAGGCAAGAAATCAGTTGCAGGAAGTCATCAAAATGACAGAAAATAATAAGGCTATGACCTTGACTCTTGCCCTAAACTACGGGGCTAAGGAGGAATTGATCAGAGCCACAAAATCCATTTCTAAAAAAATTGTTAATAATGAATTAAAAATCGAAGAAATTGATGAAAAAATTATAAATAGTCATTTATATACATTTACTTTGCCCGTCGTTGATTTTTTGATCCGAACGAGTGGGGAAATGCGCATTAGCAATTTTTTATTATGGCAGATTGCATATGCCGAATTGTATTTTACTGATATTTTATGGCCCGATTTTAGGAAGAAGGACTTTTACGAAGCGATACTGAATTATCAAAGAAGAGAAAGACGATTTGGAAAAACAAGTGAACAAATTGAAAGCAGTAATACTTAA